The following are encoded in a window of Anopheles gambiae chromosome X, idAnoGambNW_F1_1, whole genome shotgun sequence genomic DNA:
- the LOC133391648 gene encoding uncharacterized protein LOC133391648 produces MLDPPPLGGNFPPTGTTRRVRPMPPWMDKDNENGELKYLVLQMANDSALPVNPFIVGKTIKDAVGSDLSEFGRKIDSGKKLLLKTRNQSQFEKLQKITKLIDGTLVKVAPHVTLNNVQCVIFAPDLKGLSDEDILENLSDQKVMNVWLFTRKVNGEIVPTNIFLLRINATFIPEFIRLGALQVKTRAYYPKPMQCFNCGQFGHTQIHCKLSPTCTNCGTPAHGECTVDPVCINCKDNHSTTSRTCPRYLQEEQVINYKIDNNCSYGEARKALLNVTQSTNSSPIQNRITYAQQTHTVDEKDTQIKELKKKNESLEKMIILLTQTVTNLTTKIEDQDKTMKRMCKNFEKSLEKKRK; encoded by the coding sequence ATGTTAGACCCTCCCCCCTTAGGGGGGAATTTTCCCCCTACCGGGACCACTCGTAGAGTGAGACCTATGCCCCCGTGGATGGACAAAGACAATGAGAATGGTGAATTAAAGTATTTGGTGCTTCAAATGGCAAATGATTCTGCCTTGCCCGTAAACCCATTCATCGTAGGTAAAACCATCAAGGACGCCGTTGGCAGTGATCTTAGTGAGTTTGGCCGTAAAATCGACAGTGGAAAGAAGCTTTTGCTGAAAACTAGGAACCAAAGCCAGTTTGAGAAGCTACAAAAAATTACAAAGTTAATCGATGGAACCCTTGTGAAAGTTGCTCCTCATGTGACCCTCAATAATGTTCAGTGTGTAATTTTTGCCCCGGATCTAAAAGGATTAAGTGATGAAGATATTTTGGAGAACTTGAGTGACCAAAAAGTAATGAATGTTTGGCTTTTTACGCGTAAAGTGAATGGTGAAATTGTGCCAACAAACATTTTTCTGCTTCGAATCAATGCTACCTTCATTCCGGAGTTTATTCGCCTTGGTGCTTTACAAGTAAAAACAAGAGCTTATTACCCAAAACCAATGCAGTGTTTTAACTGTGGACAGTTTGGACATACACAGATTCACTGTAAACTGTCGCCTACCTGCACTAACTGTGGTACCCCTGCGCATGGAGAGTGCACCGTAGATCCCGTGTGCATCAACTGCAAGGACAACCACAGCACCACGTCTCGTACCTGTCCCCGCTACCTCCAAGAAGAACAGGTCATCAATTATAAGATCGACAACAACTGTTCTTACGGTGAGGCACGTAAAGCTCTGCTTAATGTTACCCAATCCACAAATTCTAGTCCCATTCAAAACCGCATCACATACgcacaacagacacacacagtagATGAAAAAGACACCCAAATTAAAGAActcaaaaaaaagaatgaatctctagaaaaaatgataattttgcTTACACAAACAGTAACTAAtctaacaacaaaaatcgaaGATCAGGATAAAACTATGAAAAGAATGTGCAAGAATTTTGAAAAgagtttagaaaaaaaaagaaaatag